The genomic DNA gatttaggtaccaagtatatatattttttttcttaagagtaaTACAACTCATGATTATTCCTTCAGGAAAACTAGCAAAAATTACTTTACATGATATATGTCATttgagaagaaattaattttaataaatctaaATTGTCCATGTaagatacaaaaaaatcaaatatttctgaTTCAAGATTGGAAAAACTTTTAGAATGCATGGGAATAGACAAGGGGAAAAACTGTCTATATATCAGAGTAGAAGCCTAATAAAGTGAGTTATTTAAATTGAAGTTgaattcaaataaatggaaattccaggaaataaatagaaggaGTAAGCTCTACTTCTACAATCTGATCAAAGAATAGCAATTTCTACCTCTGATGATTTGAGTCCTGCAATCATGGGAATTTCTTCAGCCCCAGGACAATCATTCCTTATATAAATGACAAGCCGATGATTCTTTTCAGAGCCCTCTTGATGTCTTTGTTTCTCAGGCTATAGACAAAGGGGTTCAACATGGGTGTGACAACAGTGTACATCACTGAGGCTACTGTGCTTGAATATGAGCTGTGGGTAGCAGCAGAGCTGAGGTACACTCCTAGGATCATACAATAAAGTAAAGAAACAACTGAGATATGAGGTGCACAGGTGGAAAATGCTTTATACTTTCCCTGAGCTGATGAGATTCCTTGTATGGAGGAAACTATCTTAGAGTATGAGTAAAGAATCCCAGTAAGGGAAATGCCACCCAACAGCCCAGATGCAAAATGCATCACCATGTCATTAAGAAAGGTGTCAGAACAGGGAAATTGGACCACCTGATTgatttcacagaaaaagtggGTGACTTCCAACTCTGTACAGAAGGACAACCACAACACCATGAAGCTTTGTAACAAGGAATTCAAGGTACTCATCATCCAAGATACCAGAACAAGCATTCCAGATTACCAGTGTTTCATGACAACTATGTAGTGCAGAG from Equus quagga isolate Etosha38 unplaced genomic scaffold, UCLA_HA_Equagga_1.0 197996_RagTag, whole genome shotgun sequence includes the following:
- the LOC124233343 gene encoding LOW QUALITY PROTEIN: olfactory receptor 7A17-like (The sequence of the model RefSeq protein was modified relative to this genomic sequence to represent the inferred CDS: substituted 1 base at 1 genomic stop codon), which translates into the protein MESRNDTPISEFLLLGLSKEPELQPLIFGFFLSMYLITVFGNLLTILAVSLDTHLHTPMYFFLSNLSFVDICFTSTTIPKMLHNIHIQSKVITYEGCITQINFFLLFAGLDNFLLAVMAYDHFVAICHPLHYIVVMKHWXSGMLVLVSWMMSTLNSLLQSFMVLWLSFCTELEVTHFFCEINQVVQFPCSDTFLNDMVMHFASGLLGGISLTGILYSYSKIVSSIQGISSAQGKYKAFSTCAPHISVVSLLYCMILGVYLSSAATHSSYSSTVASVMYTVVTPMLNPFVYSLRNKDIKRALKRIIGLSFI